The Halomonas sp. THAF5a genome segment GGGCCTCGGCTTCATCATCTACACCCTGCAGCCCCACTTGACGCGCTGGGCCCAGGAGATCAATCGCAAGCTGCTGCGCGATCGCAACCTCTTCGCCGAGTTCAACGTCACCGCCCTGCTGCGCGGCGATGCCAAGGCCCGCTCGGAGTATTACAAGGCCGCGCTCGGCGGTACTCAGGCGCCCGGCTACATGACCCCCAACGAGGTCCGCGCCCGCGAGAACCTGCCCCCGATCAACGGCGGCGACCAACTCTATGCACCCGAGGTGACCCCCGATGCCGATGCCTAAGCTGCTCCAGCTGTTCCTGGACAACCAGGCCAAGCCCAAGGACTTCCGCGCCCTGCGCAACGAAGGTCGCGGCGAGATCTATCTCTACGACGCCATCGGCGACTGGTTCGGCATCAGCGCCGAGGCCTTCAACCGCGAGGTCCGCGCCATGGAGGGGGAGATCGACGAGCTCCACCTCTACATCAACTCCCCCGGCGGCGACGTCTTCGAGGCCCGCGCCATGGCCACCGCCCTGTCGCAGCTCAAGGTGAAGACGGTGGCCCACATCGAAGGCCTGGCCGCCAGCGCGGCGACCTTCCTGCCCATGGTCACCGACGAGGTCGAGATGACCGAGGGCGGCTTCTTCATGATCCATGAGGCCTGGACGCTGACCATGGGCAACAAGCGCGACCACCGCCAGCAGGCCGACCTGCTGGGCAAGGTCGACGACTCCATCCTCGACGCCTACGCCAAGCGCACCGGCGCCAAGCGTGATGACCTCACCGCCTGGATGGAGGCCGAAACCTGGTTCACCGCCGCGGAGGCAAAGGAGCATGGCTTCATCACCAGCATCCTCGAAACCGACCGCCGCCAGGCCGCTGCCCAGTGGAACCTGGCTGCCTACCACAACACGCCCAGCGCCCTCACTGAAGGGCCGCCCCCGGAGCACCTCTACGACCGAGCGCAAGCCGAGCGACGGCTCGCGCTGATCGAACGGCACTAGCGGGCTCCCGCGTGCCATATCCCTACGCCGCCCACCGGGCGGCGTTTTCGTAAGCGAAGGAGACAGCATCATGCCTCAGAGCATCCAAGAACTGCGGGAGCAGCGCACCAAGGCCGCCAAGGGCGCCCGCGAGCTGCTCGACCAGCACCCCGGCGACAAGTGGGGCAAGGAGCAGGACGATCAGTACAACAACCTGATCGGCGAGATCGACCGCATCGATGCCAGCATCGATCGCCAGCAGAAGCTGCTCGACCGCGAGGCCGAGGAGAAGCATCGGGTCGAGGATCGCGCCGGCCGCGACGGCATCAGCACTGACGAGGCCACCGCGCT includes the following:
- a CDS encoding head maturation protease, ClpP-related; amino-acid sequence: MPMPKLLQLFLDNQAKPKDFRALRNEGRGEIYLYDAIGDWFGISAEAFNREVRAMEGEIDELHLYINSPGGDVFEARAMATALSQLKVKTVAHIEGLAASAATFLPMVTDEVEMTEGGFFMIHEAWTLTMGNKRDHRQQADLLGKVDDSILDAYAKRTGAKRDDLTAWMEAETWFTAAEAKEHGFITSILETDRRQAAAQWNLAAYHNTPSALTEGPPPEHLYDRAQAERRLALIERH